The genomic interval CACGTGCTGCTTGATGCCGGCACCGCGTCGGACCTGCCGGCAGAGCTGCTGACGTCGCAGGCCCAGGCCGCCGTCGTGCCGGCGCCCACGATGACCAGTGAGGCGCGCGCCAAAATGGCCGAGCAGCTCGTTGCGGTCGGCTTCTCCGAGGTGACGATGCTGCGCGCCGCCGAGCCGATTGATCCGATCGAGCCGGGACAGCGATCCGCAGCGGCGTAAAGCCACCGAACAGATCAACGAGAAACGCCCGGGCTTAGTCCCGGGCATTTCGTTTGGGCAATCTGAAGGAACTTTGATTTCAGCGCGGCAGCACGCTTCGCACGCGTTGCACCAATTGCATCATCGCCGGACTGTGCTTGACCGCGTGCTTGCCGCGGCCGATCGCCGACAGCGCCGCACCAGCGACCTGTCCGCGCGGTGTCAGCGGGATGAAGCTGTCGAAGATCGGCTCGAGGTCCTTGCAGAACATCTTCTTGTAGTCATCCGAGCCGATGCCGAGGTCGATCCAGCGATAGCCGCAGGCGGCGTAGTGATCGATGATATGGCGCATCAGGATCAGGCCGGGGCTGTAGCGCGCCGCGTCCGACAGCGTGTAGGTGTTGAACATCATCGAGTAGCGGCTGCCGTCGGCGACGCCCGCATACATCGCGATCATCTCGTCGTCGCATTCCAGCGCGTGGATTTCGATCGCACGGCCGCCGCCGCTGAGCTCCGTGGAGCAGGCCTGCCGGATGAAATCGGCGACGCCGGGTTCGGCGAACACGTTCGGCAGATTCTGCGCCGCCATTCGCACCGGCTTGATCCGGAAGAACGCCTCGAGCAGGCGGTCGACATCGGCTTGCGTGCGAGCTTGGGCATAGCGATAGCCAGGCAGCTCCTGCAGCTTGCGTTCCTTGCCCTTGAGCCGGCGGCGCATCGAGTTGCTGATCAAGTCGCTCGGGGCCGCACCGGGCGGCAGCACCAGCACCGGGCAATCATTGACCGACGGCTGGTGGGGAAGGCGGGCCAGCGGATTGGCGAGATCGTTCCAGCGCGCCGGCTGCTGTTCGAATGCGAGCAGATCGGCTCCGCCAATATCCCGCATCCGCCTGATCAGCTCGGCGATGTCGGCTTCACCCGCGCTGGCCGCGAAATCACGGCGCCATAACGGCATGTTGAAGGTCGAGTGTTTACCGCCGAGGAATCCCGCCACGCGGACGCCGAATTTGCGTTCGAGACCCAGCGGCAACAGCAGCAGCGGCCGGCGCTCGACGTCGCGCGCAACCACAATGAACGGCTGTCGGCCCTCGGCGCGGCCGACATGGCGCTGCCAGGCACTGAGGAAGTCGAACCGCTGATAGGGCGAACAATGCTGACCGGTCTGCTCGAGCGCGCGCCAGATTGGTTCGGCGGAGTCGATGTCGGGGATGATCTCGACGTCGGCGATCCGGCTCTGCGCGGCCGCCATGCGATCGGCGGTCCGGGCCTCGATCAGCTCGGCCATCATCGTCATCCGGCGATCCAATGAGAATA from Rhodopseudomonas palustris carries:
- a CDS encoding GNAT family N-acetyltransferase, with protein sequence MTMMAELIEARTADRMAAAQSRIADVEIIPDIDSAEPIWRALEQTGQHCSPYQRFDFLSAWQRHVGRAEGRQPFIVVARDVERRPLLLLPLGLERKFGVRVAGFLGGKHSTFNMPLWRRDFAASAGEADIAELIRRMRDIGGADLLAFEQQPARWNDLANPLARLPHQPSVNDCPVLVLPPGAAPSDLISNSMRRRLKGKERKLQELPGYRYAQARTQADVDRLLEAFFRIKPVRMAAQNLPNVFAEPGVADFIRQACSTELSGGGRAIEIHALECDDEMIAMYAGVADGSRYSMMFNTYTLSDAARYSPGLILMRHIIDHYAACGYRWIDLGIGSDDYKKMFCKDLEPIFDSFIPLTPRGQVAGAALSAIGRGKHAVKHSPAMMQLVQRVRSVLPR